The sequence below is a genomic window from Lycium ferocissimum isolate CSIRO_LF1 chromosome 9, AGI_CSIRO_Lferr_CH_V1, whole genome shotgun sequence.
TTCGGACCCAGAATAGTTTGAAGATGCTCCACTGCTGTTCATGTAAGATGGAGGCTGGGGTGAAGGTGCACGTGGTGGAGCATGTGAAGGTGGCGGAGGTAACGGTTTAAGCGGAATTGTAACAAGATGATCTGCTGGAGGTGGAGCAATTTGCTGCCAATGTTGCATAGGCCCACCATACTGGTCAGCTGACAAACAGTATCAACATTAGTCATAATCATTGCATATGGAGGGTCTCACCAACATGACAACATCAAGGGACGTTCACATTCACGTACAAAGAAAGAAGATACTATCACGTttaaaaagggcagcccggtgcacaatTATTGACCAATAAGTTGAAGGACAACCGCAGATACTTTTAGCTGAACAAATTTCGGATGACAGTGACAAATTGTCATAAGGCTCTCAAAACACGGACCCggaacttttttaacccaaaaaataacttGTGGAACAAactaaccctttaaaaaaaaaaaaaaaaaatcaagccgACCGCATGAAAGGACCAAATCAGAACTTTTGAGCAGGTTGGTCACGCTGACCATTATGTGCGTGAAAGagggtactttttttttctttttctttttttatgcttatcaaaatcacgcttttttcatattttagtgAAGATTAATCATATTTCAAACCActaaatatcaatattttatatagaacttaatatatttttcacGAAATAACGTCGGCAagattacatcaagtatacctaaacgtttggatgaCGTTTTTAGAGGTTATAAAGTGTCCCAAGTAAATTTTGTTTTGCttgaaaacttgttatctttagatgtaagtgtcatattttatagggttttgatttaagtgttttgaaaaaaaaatattatattaaaaaataattcatccaatacgagaagTTCAACTAAGGTATAATATATCTCATTCAATGCTCCCACCAAGGTTTGATCCCATGTTGTTGGCATAAAAAAGAAGTAAGCAGAAAAAAGAGGCTAAACTACCAAGCCAAATTGGTGAATGCAACAAAGtagacaatttttatttttttataatgttcactaatgctatctaactgcgttttcataaattgaatttcgaaTCCAAATTGACATTCAAACATCATTACCACGGGATTAGCATCTCGAAATAGATTTTTTATCGTTAGATTTTTActaaagaagaatgaaattttgcacaaatttgaggcaaattcaaattgaatgggataacggGCGTTTTGGAAAATCGGCTCGACAAAAACGACCTtgcggcggttgtccgcatagatctcgaaaaaaatatccctaaaaaaaaatcgcgtaaatcggacATCGAAAGCAAAGTGACCATTTAAAGTTTCAAtaatttacaactagttttttaTCTATCCtgtccttattttttatttacgtgagtgaagaggcatatgtatacttgatgtaatgagccgatattattgtacgctaaaaaaatattaagttctatataaaatatttatattccgcttttgaaacgtgactaatcttgatcaaagtacgaaaaaaaacttaaagataacaagtttccaaacttacttcgagacatttacaacccctaaaacgacgatccaaacatatatgtatacttgatgtaatgagccgacattattttacgcaaaaaaaaatgaagttctatataaaatatttatattccggtgttttgaaacAGCTTAATTAATCTTCGATCAAAATAcggaaaaaaacttaaagataacaagtttccaaacttacttcgagtaagcactttacaaccctaaaacgacaatccaaacatatgtatacttgatgtaatggccgacattattttacgctaaaaaattttttgaaattctatataaaatatttatattccgttGTTTtaaaacgtgactaatcttcggtcataaagtacggaaaaaagcttaattttgagtgATTTCAAAGAAAAAGAGACAGTTTCAAGCAAACAAAAACTTTCATTTCTTGAAagactttacaacccctaaaacgacgatccaaacgtttaggtatacttgatgtacgTTATTGTACgcgaaaaaatatattaagttctatataaaatattgatatttcgagattttgaaacataactaatctttgcccaaagtattgaaaaaacgtgattttgatagcttaaaaaaaaaaaaaaaaagtaccctCTCTGTGCGTGAAGCttagtttggttttttttttttttttttttttaaagggttagtttgattctaaaaattattttttgggttaaaaaagtttCGGGCTCTCCAAAATATACATGACCTCTCTATAGCAgtcattctctataacaaccattTTCTCGGTAGGACCGATCTTTcgtatattatttattataataTCTCTATAACATAGACACGCTATAGTAGCAAAAAAATATCAGAACAAACGAATGATGTTATATAGAGGTTTGCTAATATCTCAGACACCCATCAAGCAGTTTGCCTATTATTAACAAAATTACAatatttgaagtgcatacagcGAATCCCCACTCTCATTGAGTTCAGGGCCCAAATCAATAATAAAGACTCGCCTAACTTCAAAGTCAACAACCTCGTGTTCATGATCAACCAGAACTAAAATTGTACATAATGGATGACAAAATTTTGTCATAATGCAAAATTCTGTAAATATTCACAGGAAAAGCTATCCACAGAgattggtatggaggaaaatatttctcaaaaattGCTTTCCAATTTTGTTGGTTTTGGAAAAATGTTTCTCTGGTGAAAGCAGCCcttaaaaatgaatgaaatgactTATACGATGTAACATTTtgcatggaaaatattttccttcataccaaacacacccttaaagCTTTATGCATTTCAACAGAAAATGCCCAAAAAAGGTACTGAATAGTCCAGGCTCCAGAACAAGTATATTTgatgaattaaaaaaatgtgtaagagataattaaaatgaaaataaaacaatatCTTACCTTTGACCCCTAGAAAAATAGCCATTATTATAGAAGCCGGAATTTGAAATGCGATAAagaattataaaaatatgtatatgtactatAATTTCTAAGAGAAGCCGGAATTTGAAACGTTTCAAAAAGTGGTTACAATAAATTAGTTGTAACCACTTTTTATAATGCGATAAagaattataaaaatatgtatatgtactatAATTTCTAAGAGATTTTTACATTCTAAGAGGTATAATTTCTTGCATAAATAAGTTCTTATATGGTATcataaaatcaaatattcaTCAAATTAATAtctaaatggaaaaaaaaaaattcataaaacaAGTTCTTATATGGCATCATACTAATAtatgtaattttcttttattcaaattcCATTCCTGccaaattaattattaatatagaaaataaatatgacAACAAGAATAAAATTTATTATGAATAATTGAACCAGTTTCTTAAAAGGTGAGGACGCAAGGTGAGATATTTTACCTAATACGGGGCGAGGTGTAAGCCTTGaggtgcttttttttttttgcgtcgCGAATTATTATTTGGCTCAGACCTATTATATCGGATAGTACCTTTATTGACTTGGTGTAGTTAGAAGTGttcaattttcattcaattaaATTTTACAAGATCTAAGTTGTAAGcttcaaatattatttaaataaataagagcTTATATCTAATTAACTTTGAATAATtacttatataaaatttaaacaaaattatCTTCATTAATCGACTCAAGCTTCATCTTGATCAGGTGTTTCGAGAATCATTATTTGACTCAAACCTATTATATCGAAAGTAGAAACAATACCTTTTGAGTGTAATTATAGATGTTTATCGTTCGGTTAGAGTTGATCACGGTGAATATCGGGTCAAGACGAACTCGGTTCGGTGTTTTGAGTGCGCGAGCAGGTTCATAACGTATTTATCACAATGTATGCttgtatataattaattttaactaattatatttatttaaataagcataaaaagttataatttttggtctatttaaattttgataacttaataattattataaatcTAATTAAACATTAAAAATTAAGCgtttatataattgaaataggaGCATATGAAAatactaacaatatcataattccattttttaaaagtattacATGTGAATTTTAAATAACTATTAGTTATAATTGTTGGTAAAGTTTGAAACTTTTTCTTTGTTGCTATATATcttgattatttttaataattcatttttttggacTATATAACACttgacaaatatatatatttcagaATATTAGTTTTTTTcattagaataattgatttattccttattaatgtaaattataTAGTTATAATCCTATTTTGCTATTTAATAAGTAACATTTTAACCATTCTTTGTTAATTACACTTATTGCTGTATAATCCTATTTTGCTATTTAATAAGTAACATTTTAACCATTCTTTGTTAATTACACTTATTGCTGTATAATGTATTATACGCAGTTTAAAAAGTAAATGGTGTATAGtataaaacaagaaaaggacGGTAATTAGCCAAGAAAAAAAGATCCCAAAACCTAGCCCTCACTTTCTTTTCATCATAGCCGCCACGCCCCCTCCCAGCTTCTCAATAAAATAGTTTCAAGAAGTTGGTATATCTGCCGTGCTTTTGGAAAagattgatgaagaaaaattggcATCTCTAATGGGTGTTTCTGTCTCTAAAATTTGCTGGATAATATTTTTGTTAAACTTATCTTTAAGTGGAGAATAGGTTTCAAGATCAATGATATATTATAAAGCATTGTTGAAATTTGAGTTGGACGGAGAGAGTTATCATAAATTTGGAGCaggtatttctttttctttttgaatctCACTCTCTGTCACTTCATATACTCGTAGTAGTATACAATTGTGCATTTCTTTACttactttttttcttcctctttattattttcactGTGTACTTCATCCTTCGTTTGTATCTTATGTTAAATTTCAAGCATCTTCATTCTTATTTTCACTGTGtacttcattctttttctttacttatCTTCGTTTGTATCTTTATGCTTATTAGTCCATTAGATTGGTATCCagtaataatattaatttttggTTGAAACTTCTTAAATGTGATTCAGGAGATGTTTGTTCCttgattgatattttgttaaaagaatttttttagtGCAAAAGATTGAGTCTTCTGAAATTTTTGGAGCTTTGCTAAACTGAAAGCTTCATTATGAAAATCTATGAAGATTTTCTTAGAGAAATTAATCGATAATGCTTTCTATCAAGTTATACTTGTTAGAAATATTTATGTGATCAATTGTTTTCTCTTCTTAACATTAACTTATTTTGCTTAAATTGACAGGTGGATTGGTGGAATTATCAGAGTAGCAATCAAACTAAGATGCAGCCAGAGACAGTGGAAAGAGAAGATTGTACCGTATTGGATCTCAAGCAAGATAGTACTAGCGTTAtagaaaaaattatgtatagTGGATGTTCTGAAATTTAAATATACAAATGTAATTTGAATTctattttggaatcaagatctTTTTTAATGCTTAGCTACAttggaaaataaatattgtGACTCTCTTGTGGCAAATTCATGACTTTGTAGCTAAACGTATATTTAATTGTTTACGTAATAAGAACATGGGTACATTCACTTTTTGTAGTATATAAAGAAAATctttagttataattttatatatttatggcAAAAAGAATGGATCCTTAGCTACATTTGAAAATGTTTGTGGCAAATACTCAAATTTATAGCTATGAATTTTTTAAACTTGTAGCTAAATACAAACACTATTGCCACAAGACTAAACTATAAAAATAgccataaaatttaattttttgtggCAAATATATTAAATCTTTTGCCACAACATAACAGCTTGTGGCTACAGTATAAAGTTCGTTACAAAGTTTATTTGTTGTGGCAAAAGAATAAGTTCATTTGCTATAAGCATATATTCGTGGCAAAAAAGCTTAATAATATTCtttgaagataaaaaaaaaattccgtaGCAATAAGTATAAGCCCTTAGCCACGGTCATGTAAAAAATGGTAACTTTTTCGCTACGTTTCTTTAAGATGCTCGGAAAAAAATATTGTGGCTAAAGTGTTTGGCACGGAAAATTTCATGTTTAGCTACAATGTGCCTTTGTAGCAATATATGTCTTGTGTTGTAGTGAACTCCACTTGAAAAGTGGCTGTTTATGAATTTAACCCGAAAAAGATACTCAACTGTCCAGGCTCCAGAACAAGTATACTGatgaatcaaaaaaaaaaaaaaaaagcgtaaCAGATGACTAAAACCAAATTCGGCTGAAAAAATACAAACAAGATGATGTTACCTTTGACTCcttgtggtggtggtggaacATAGTAATCTTGATGATTTCTcctcttattcttcttcttgcAAAATACAAACAACAAACTCAACACTAACAGTATTACAACACCACCAATAACAATTCCCACAACTGCCCCTGTCGATGTTCCCGATGATGACCCTCCACCAACTGACTCCGGTGTTGATTGACTTCCTCCACCATCTGCCTCCGAAGGCGGAGAAAGAGGACTGGAATAACTTGCAGAAGAAGGGGCAGTTGCCGGCGGCGGAGGACTGGAATCACTTGCAGGTGATACAGAAGGAGGGGTAGTTGCCGGCGGCTGAGGACTGGAATCACTTGCAGATAATATATAAGAAGGGGCAGTTGCCGGCGGCCAACTTGCCATTTTCCAgcgacacttatatatatatatatatatatatatatatatatatacaccacagAAATGAATGTGAACACTACAAAGAATTGGTTAAAACTTAAAAACTTTATAATAATGTGTTGGTGTGTTCACATGGTGCCCGACCGGCATAGAAGAATTACTACTTTACTtactatatatttttatactatATAAGTGTATGAGTTGGGGGTGATTTCGTCGTCAAAAGTGGACCTCATTCTAAAAAGATCAAGcatcgttaaaaaaaaaaaaaaagtgaaccccaccacctccaaactcatgtttaaaaaaaaaggtggacttcatattaaaaaaataagcaatataaaaaaaaaagtacactctgtattaaaaaatcaaacaatatttatgtaatttccAAAAATATAAGCATGAGTTGGGGGTGGTTTCGTTGTCAAAAGTGGACCCCATTCTAAAAAGATCAAGCatcattaaaaagaaaaaaaaaaaagtggtaaaAAAAACGCTCCGAAGCtcgtgtttaaaaaaaaaaagtggacctcatattaaaaaaataagtaatataaaaaaaaaaacatgcaccctgtattaaaaaatcaaacaatatttatgtaattcccaaagtatccctaTTAAGTGTCGATAATGGTGGGATTNNNNNNNNNNNNNNNNNNNNNNNNNNNNNNNNNNNNNNNNNNNNNNNNNNNNNNNNNNNNNNNNNNNNNNNNNNNNNNNNNNNNNNNNNNNNNNNNNNNNtaaaatttatattataaaaaatacttaaaatatcAAACTTTGCGGAATATCCCCAAAAATACCAcatccaaaaaaaagaaaaccggggaaaaaaaggggaaagcgagagagagaaaagtttgAGTcgttttttgtaaaattaaaaaaatgaattcgaTTTTACGTTGTTGCTTACAATTAACATCCAGTGTAATTTTCTCAATATTTTATACACTCGGGGTCGTTCGATAACTGGTCAGAGTTATGCATGTATTGATAATGTAAAGATTAGTTATGATGGGacatatgtattattttatgtagaGATTAGTTATGCAGCGTTTAGTTATTAATCCTTAGTCTCGAAAAAAATTGTCTAACTTTTCTTATTAGTTTATCAAAAGATTGGCGTTTTTATATTTAAACGATAATAACTTTATTatatgatttatagccacacatttacattttggaccacacattttcaaaactcttcctttatttcttgaAGCTCGTATACGAGTCAAACTAAAGAagacgattttttttttgggacggagggaatatgtattagttattccgTCTTTTCATCGTCTGCGTAAAATAATACGTATATTCATAGCAAGCTTATACGTATCGGTATGCGACGGGGCGGACCCACGTTGAAAAAAAGGCGTGTCAAGCGACATCGCTTCATcggaaatttaatttttactaaacatatatatcgcATAAGGATATATTGAAAGAAATGACATCTTGACACTAAATGCGCTTGGTTTTGTTGGTTGAGCGCCTAATTTTGCTCTTTGGAGTTAGGGGTTTGAACCTCAATCGGAAAAGAATGGTAGAATTTTGGAGTATGGGTTGATGTTATATAaggtatttttgtacattgggacaattaggttaactatgataagttagggtccaaccgttagggatacaaagtcgagacttttgaccttcgatttgattttgagtcataagttgttcatgaatttgttggtatggaacaattaggaaaatttgggaccaaaaatagaatttgtgaaagttggaaatcatgcatctTTCTCttggtttggccgtgtggtgtgggattTGGCCCACGtgatttgtggacaattttaattggtcgaCATTGCTTGTGGTAGGACAGGTAATATAAGTCTTATATTGGCTTAGAAGATGACTATTAATTCATTtgcatcatccaacacttagaaaaaagagagcaaaaagaagttgaagag
It includes:
- the LOC132031943 gene encoding proline-rich receptor-like protein kinase PERK1, which gives rise to MASWPPATAPSYILSASDSSPQPPATTPPSVSPASDSSPPPPATAPSSASYSSPLSPPSEADGGGSQSTPESVGGGSSSGTSTGAVVGIVIGGVVILLVLSLLFVFCKKKNKRRNHQDYYVPPPPQGVKADQYGGPMQHWQQIAPPPADHLVTIPLKPLPPPPSHAPPRAPSPQPPSYMNSSGASSNYSGSEVGPSPAVSLGFSSQSTFTYEELVQATDGFSDANLLGQGGFGYVHKESFPNGKEVAVKQLKAGRRTR